A portion of the Candidatus Pristimantibacillus lignocellulolyticus genome contains these proteins:
- the ytvI gene encoding sporulation integral membrane protein YtvI, which produces MLSFYKKYWRTVFDIALIVVTVLLIMWLFSIVYNIAKPIFYSFVIFICIEPLAKRLHKLGLKKSLASAISAVLFVLVVLGLIGALIIIATIQGIELVNLLPQYQEQFTAEVNKWLHYFQLKMNQLPVDFSLTDQLTDTLAQASTTIQGWLVNGFTFVIGSITSFTSFVVNAAIGLILAYFLSIEIVDWKKLATNKTPNTFKTAFFFLRDNVLKGIWIYIKAQSKLISITFVVILISLLLLGVKHAFVISLVAAIFDVLPLLGVSTIFIPWITYLFVVGDYDLAIWITVLWLVVVLARQMLEPKITGDSLGVSAYTMLAFMMISLSLFGVAGLILSPILLILIKALIDQGYFAKWIRKPIGEYDKPDLSVEKAEED; this is translated from the coding sequence TATCGTTGTTACAGTCCTTCTTATCATGTGGTTATTTAGTATTGTGTACAATATTGCGAAACCAATTTTCTACTCCTTTGTTATTTTTATTTGTATTGAACCGCTCGCGAAACGTTTACACAAACTAGGTTTGAAAAAGAGTTTAGCGTCTGCCATTTCAGCGGTCCTATTCGTTCTTGTTGTTCTTGGATTAATTGGCGCACTCATTATTATTGCAACCATTCAAGGTATTGAATTAGTAAATTTACTCCCTCAATATCAAGAACAGTTCACTGCTGAGGTTAATAAGTGGCTACACTATTTCCAATTGAAGATGAATCAATTACCAGTCGACTTCAGTTTAACTGACCAACTAACAGATACATTAGCGCAAGCTTCTACAACAATACAAGGTTGGTTAGTAAATGGATTTACTTTTGTTATCGGTTCGATCACTTCGTTCACATCATTCGTAGTAAATGCAGCAATCGGTCTAATCTTAGCTTACTTCTTAAGTATTGAAATTGTGGATTGGAAAAAATTAGCTACTAATAAGACGCCTAATACATTCAAAACTGCCTTTTTCTTTTTAAGAGATAACGTATTAAAAGGGATTTGGATCTACATTAAGGCGCAAAGTAAATTAATAAGCATTACCTTTGTTGTTATCCTTATATCTTTATTATTATTAGGTGTTAAACATGCTTTCGTTATTTCATTAGTTGCAGCCATATTTGACGTATTACCTTTACTTGGTGTAAGTACAATCTTCATTCCATGGATTACATATTTGTTTGTAGTTGGTGATTATGACTTAGCTATTTGGATTACAGTATTATGGCTTGTAGTCGTACTTGCTAGACAAATGCTTGAACCGAAAATTACTGGTGATTCCTTAGGCGTTTCAGCATATACAATGTTAGCATTCATGATGATATCCTTATCATTATTTGGTGTAGCTGGATTAATTCTATCACCAATTCTACTTATTCTTATTAAAGCACTAATAGACCAGGGATACTTTGCAAAATGGATTAGAAAACCGATTGGGGAGTATGACAAACCAGATCTAAGCGTTGAAAAAGCAGAAGAAGATTAA